The following coding sequences lie in one Sphingomonas sp. M1-B02 genomic window:
- the rpoB gene encoding DNA-directed RNA polymerase subunit beta translates to MATKAIEGGTVKQRGGEGGTMKRRIRKVFGNIHEVVQMPNLIEVQRESYEQFLRSDPSIGYVSGLEKTLRSVFPIRDFAGTAELDFVNYELEPPKFDVEECRQRGITYAAPMRVTLRLIVFEVDPDTEARSVLDIKEQDVYMGDMPLMTGNGTFFINGTERVIVSQMHRSPGVLFDHDRGKTHASGKYLFAARVIPYRGSWLDFEFDAKDIVNVRIDRKRKLPVTTLLYALGLNSEDILNYFYGRVVYVRGQGGWQVPFVVENWRGQKPMFDIVDAKSGEVIFPSGQKISPRAANKAQKDGLEMLLIPTEEIFGRYSAYDLINEATGEIYIEAGDEISAENLEALDKAGIERIELLDIDHVTTGPWIRNTLKVDKAEEREQALSDIYRVMRPGEPPTLETAESLFSGLFFDPERYDLSAVGRVKLNMRLDLDVEDTVTTLRTEDILEVVKTLVNLKDGKGEVDDIDNLGNRRVRSVGELLENQYRVGLLRMERAVKERMSSVDVSTVMPNDLINAKPAVAAVREFFGSSQLSQFMDQTNPLSEVTHKRRVSALGPGGLTRERAGFEVRDVHPTHYGRICPIETPEGPNIGLINSLASFSRVNKYGFIETPYRKIIDGKVTNDVVYLSAMEEAKHTIAQASAELDEENRFTEELVSSRQAGEFLMAFPDQITLMDVSPKQLVSVAASLIPFLENDDANRALMGSNMQRQAVPLVQAEAPFVGTGMEETVARDSGAAIGAKRAGVVDQVDATRIVIRASGEVDANASGVDIYTLMKFQRSNQNTCINQRPLVKVGDVIAAGDIIADGPSTEFGELALGRNALVAFMPWNGYNYEDSILISERIVKDDVFTSIHIEEFEVMARDTKLGPEDITRDIPNVGEEALRNLDEAGIVYIGAEVEPGDILAGKITPKGESPMTPEEKLLRAIFGEKASDVRDTSLRLPPGVAGTVVEVRVFNRHGIDKDERAMAIEREEIERLKKDSDDERNILNRATWSRLKEMLIGQVATAAPKGLKKGATIDADLLDSVDRHEWWKFSVADDGMQSNLEAVKGQYDEAVSRIKEKFEDRREKLERGDELPPGVLKMVKVFVAVKRKLQPGDKMAGRHGNKGVISRILPAEDMPFLADGTPVDLVLNPLGVPSRMNVGQIFETHLGWAARELGHQVGRALEDWREANPDAKPGDMPEAVKARLLEVYGEHYADDIQGRDSTQIIELANNLKTGIPMGTPVFDGAREADVSAMLELAGLDTSGQSDLFDGRTGDQFDRKVTVGIIYMLKLHHLVDDKIHARSIGPYSLVTQQPLGGKAQFGGQRFGEMEVWALQAYGAAYTLQEMLTVKSDDVVGRTKVYEAIVKGDDTFEAGIPESFNVLVKEMRSLGLNVELKNDEPGFDSDGVQIAAE, encoded by the coding sequence ATGGCTACCAAGGCAATCGAAGGCGGCACTGTAAAGCAGCGCGGCGGCGAAGGCGGCACGATGAAGCGCCGCATCCGCAAGGTGTTCGGCAACATCCACGAAGTCGTGCAGATGCCGAACCTGATCGAGGTTCAGCGCGAATCCTACGAGCAGTTCCTGCGCTCCGATCCGTCGATCGGCTATGTCTCGGGCCTCGAGAAGACGCTGCGCTCGGTTTTCCCGATCCGCGATTTCGCCGGCACCGCCGAGCTCGACTTCGTCAATTACGAGCTCGAGCCGCCGAAGTTCGACGTCGAGGAATGCCGTCAGCGCGGGATCACCTATGCGGCGCCGATGCGCGTTACCCTGCGCCTGATCGTGTTCGAGGTGGATCCCGATACGGAAGCCCGTTCGGTCCTCGATATCAAGGAGCAGGATGTCTATATGGGCGACATGCCCCTGATGACGGGCAACGGCACCTTCTTCATCAACGGCACCGAGCGCGTCATCGTCAGCCAGATGCACCGTTCGCCGGGCGTCCTGTTCGATCATGATCGCGGCAAGACCCACGCCAGCGGCAAGTATCTCTTCGCCGCGCGCGTCATCCCCTATCGCGGCTCGTGGCTCGATTTCGAGTTCGACGCGAAGGACATCGTCAACGTCCGCATCGATCGCAAGCGCAAGCTGCCGGTCACGACGCTGCTCTATGCGCTGGGCCTGAACAGCGAGGACATCCTCAACTATTTCTACGGTCGCGTGGTCTATGTCCGCGGCCAGGGCGGCTGGCAGGTTCCGTTCGTCGTCGAGAATTGGCGCGGCCAGAAGCCGATGTTCGACATCGTCGACGCCAAGTCGGGCGAAGTGATCTTCCCGTCGGGCCAGAAGATCTCCCCGCGCGCCGCGAACAAGGCGCAGAAGGACGGGCTCGAGATGCTGCTGATCCCGACCGAGGAAATCTTCGGTCGCTACAGCGCCTATGACCTGATCAACGAAGCCACCGGCGAAATCTATATCGAAGCCGGCGACGAGATTTCGGCCGAGAATCTCGAGGCGCTGGACAAGGCCGGCATCGAGCGGATCGAACTGCTCGACATCGATCATGTCACCACGGGTCCGTGGATCCGCAACACGCTCAAGGTCGACAAGGCCGAGGAGCGCGAGCAGGCATTGTCCGACATCTACCGCGTCATGCGCCCCGGCGAGCCGCCGACGCTGGAGACCGCGGAGTCGCTGTTCTCGGGCTTGTTCTTCGATCCCGAGCGCTACGACCTTTCGGCCGTGGGCCGCGTCAAGCTCAACATGCGCCTCGACCTCGACGTCGAGGACACGGTGACGACGCTGCGCACCGAGGATATTCTCGAGGTCGTCAAGACGCTCGTGAACCTCAAGGACGGCAAGGGCGAAGTCGACGACATCGACAATCTCGGCAACCGCCGCGTGCGTTCGGTGGGCGAATTGCTCGAGAACCAGTATCGCGTCGGCCTGCTCCGCATGGAGCGCGCCGTTAAGGAGCGGATGAGCTCGGTCGACGTGTCCACGGTCATGCCGAACGACCTCATCAACGCGAAGCCGGCAGTCGCCGCGGTTCGCGAGTTCTTCGGCTCGTCGCAGCTCTCGCAGTTCATGGACCAGACCAATCCGTTGTCGGAAGTCACCCACAAGCGCCGCGTGTCGGCGCTTGGGCCAGGTGGTCTGACGCGTGAGCGCGCAGGCTTCGAAGTCCGCGACGTGCATCCGACCCATTATGGCCGCATCTGCCCGATCGAGACGCCGGAAGGCCCGAACATCGGCCTGATCAACTCGCTGGCCAGCTTCAGCCGCGTCAACAAGTACGGCTTCATCGAGACGCCGTACCGCAAGATCATCGACGGCAAGGTGACCAACGACGTCGTCTATCTGTCGGCGATGGAAGAGGCGAAGCACACGATCGCGCAGGCATCGGCCGAGCTCGACGAGGAAAACCGCTTCACCGAGGAGCTGGTCTCGTCGCGTCAGGCGGGCGAATTCCTGATGGCTTTCCCCGATCAGATCACGCTGATGGACGTCAGCCCCAAGCAGCTCGTCTCGGTTGCAGCATCGCTCATTCCGTTCCTGGAAAACGATGACGCCAACCGCGCGCTGATGGGCTCGAACATGCAGCGGCAGGCCGTGCCGCTCGTCCAGGCCGAGGCGCCGTTCGTCGGCACCGGCATGGAAGAGACGGTTGCGCGCGATTCGGGCGCCGCGATCGGCGCCAAGCGCGCCGGCGTGGTCGATCAGGTCGACGCGACCCGCATCGTCATCCGGGCTTCGGGCGAAGTCGATGCCAATGCCAGCGGCGTCGACATCTACACGCTGATGAAGTTCCAGCGCTCGAACCAGAACACCTGCATCAACCAGCGTCCGCTGGTGAAGGTGGGCGACGTGATCGCCGCCGGCGACATCATCGCCGACGGTCCGTCGACCGAGTTCGGCGAGCTGGCGCTGGGCCGCAACGCGCTCGTCGCGTTCATGCCCTGGAACGGCTATAATTATGAGGATTCAATCCTCATCAGCGAGCGCATCGTCAAGGACGACGTCTTCACTTCGATCCACATCGAAGAGTTTGAAGTCATGGCCCGCGACACCAAGCTCGGGCCGGAGGACATCACCCGCGACATCCCGAACGTCGGCGAGGAAGCACTCCGCAACCTCGACGAAGCGGGCATCGTCTATATCGGTGCCGAGGTCGAGCCCGGCGATATTCTCGCCGGCAAGATCACGCCGAAGGGTGAATCGCCGATGACGCCGGAGGAAAAGCTCCTCCGCGCCATCTTCGGCGAGAAGGCCTCGGACGTGCGCGATACTTCGCTGCGGCTGCCCCCGGGCGTCGCCGGCACCGTCGTCGAAGTGCGCGTGTTCAATCGCCACGGCATCGACAAGGACGAGCGCGCGATGGCGATCGAGCGCGAGGAAATCGAGCGGCTGAAGAAGGACTCGGACGACGAGCGCAACATCCTGAACCGCGCGACCTGGTCGCGCCTGAAGGAGATGCTCATCGGCCAGGTCGCGACCGCGGCGCCGAAGGGTCTCAAGAAGGGCGCCACGATCGACGCCGACCTGCTCGACAGCGTCGACCGGCACGAATGGTGGAAATTCTCTGTGGCCGACGACGGCATGCAGTCGAACCTCGAAGCCGTGAAGGGCCAGTATGATGAGGCCGTGAGCCGCATCAAGGAGAAGTTCGAGGATCGCCGCGAGAAGCTGGAGCGGGGCGACGAGCTTCCGCCGGGCGTGCTCAAGATGGTCAAGGTCTTCGTCGCGGTGAAGCGCAAGCTGCAGCCGGGCGACAAGATGGCCGGCCGTCACGGCAACAAGGGCGTGATCTCGCGGATCCTGCCGGCGGAGGACATGCCGTTCCTCGCCGACGGAACCCCCGTCGATCTCGTGCTGAACCCGCTCGGCGTGCCTTCGCGGATGAACGTCGGTCAGATCTTCGAGACCCATCTGGGCTGGGCCGCGCGCGAGCTGGGTCACCAGGTCGGCCGTGCCCTCGAGGATTGGCGCGAAGCCAATCCCGATGCCAAGCCGGGCGACATGCCCGAGGCGGTCAAGGCGCGGCTGCTCGAAGTCTATGGCGAACATTATGCGGACGATATCCAGGGCCGCGATTCGACCCAGATCATCGAGCTGGCGAACAATCTGAAGACCGGTATCCCGATGGGAACCCCGGTGTTCGACGGCGCCCGCGAAGCCGACGTGTCGGCGATGCTGGAGCTGGCCGGTCTCGATACGTCGGGCCAGTCGGACCTGTTCGACGGCCGCACCGGGGATCAGTTCGATCGCAAGGTCACCGTGGGCATCATCTACATGCTCAAGCTGCACCATCTGGTCGACGACAAGATCCACGCGCGTTCGATCGGGCCGTACAGCCTCGTCACCCAGCAGCCGCTGGGCGGCAAGGCCCAGTTCGGCGGACAGCGTTTCGGCGAGATGGAAGTGTGGGCGCTCCAGGCATATGGCGCCGCCTACACGCTCCAGGAGATGCTGACGGTGAAGTCGGACGACGTCGTCGGGCGCACCAAGGTCTATGAGGCGATCGTCAAGGGTGACGACACGTTCGAGGCCGGCATTCCCGAGAGCTTCAACGTTCTCGTCAAGGAAATGCGCTCGCTGGGCCTCAACGTCGAACTCAAGAACGACGAGCCGGGATTTGACTCGGACGGTGTCCAGATCGCGGCGGAGTAA
- the rpoC gene encoding DNA-directed RNA polymerase subunit beta': MNELTNFANPVAKPETFDQIQIGIASPDKIRSWSFGEIKKPETINYRTFKPERDGLFCARIFGPIKDYECLCGKYKRMKYKGIVCEKCGVEVTVSKVRRERMGHIELAAPVAHIWFLKSLPSRIGLLLDMQLKQLERVLYFESYIVTEPGLTPLEKFQLLTEDELLDAQDEYGEDAFSAGIGAEAVKIMLMDLDLEGERKELLDELAVTKSELKPKKIIKRLKVVESFIDSGNRPEWMILDVVPVIPPELRPLVPLDGGRFATSDLNDLYRRVINRNNRLKRLMELRAPDIIVRNEKRMLQEAVDALFDNGRRGRTITGANKRPLKSLSDMLKGKQGRFRQNLLGKRVDYSGRSVIVTGPELKLHQCGLPKKMALELFKPFIYARLDAKGLSMTLKQAKKWVEKERKEVWDILDEVIREHPVMLNRAPTLHRLGIQAFEPVLIEGKAIQLHPLVCSAFNADFDGDQMAVHVPLSLEAQLEARVLMMSTNNILSPANGKPIIVPSQDMVLGLYYLSMMKENEPGEGMIIGDMSEVHQALNAGAVTLHTKITSRVPQTDAEGKTYLKRYETTPGRMLLGETLPQNHKVPFETVNRLLTKKDVGDVIDEVYRHTGQKETVLFADAIMALGFKHAFKAGISFGKDDMIIPDAKVGMVDETKALVKDYEQQYQDGLITQQEKYNKVIDAWSRCGDQVAGAMMDEIKAVRKLPNGREKDINSIYMMAHSGARGSQAQIKQLAGMRGLMAKPSGEIIETPIISNFKEGLTVLEYFNSTHGARKGLADTALKTANSGYLTRRLVDVSQDCVIMENDCGTERALEMRAIVQGGSTIASLGERILGRTTAEDVVDAKTNEVVIPSGTLLDEAMITQIEAIGLQGMKIRSPLVCEAKIGVCGKCYGRDLARGTPVNIGEAVGVIAAQSIGEPGTQLTMRTFHIGGAAQLNEQSNLEATSDGKVEFRDVRMIMDQRGRRVVTSRSAELAIVDMDGRELAVHRIPYGAYVLFDDGHIVSQGDRMAEWDPFTMPVITENPGIVKFVEIIEGKTMTEQVDEATGIAQRVITENRGMSAKKEDLRPRLTLTGETAEEAGRYMLAAGAVLSVEDGATVHAGDVLARVSRESAKTRDITGGLPRVAELFEARKPKENAIIAKVSGRVVFGKDYKAKRKIGIQPEDGSETVEYLVPKSKVIDVQEGDYVKRGDNLIGGSPDPHDILEVLGIEPLAEYLVSEIQEVYRLQGVKINDKHIEVIVRQMLQKVEITESGDTTLLVGEQLDRDEMDEQNAKLGKNETPAQGKPILLGITKASLQTRSFISAASFQETTRVLTEAAVQGKQDTLIGLKENVIVGRLIPAGTGAGMNRLRVAASSRDAALRVAQRRVDAAALIAPNSAAEEREAEHARSTRDAGGTGDDALASVVPSGHGTDEDAGEYLNKSE; the protein is encoded by the coding sequence ATGAACGAACTGACCAACTTCGCGAACCCGGTGGCCAAGCCGGAGACCTTCGACCAGATCCAGATCGGCATCGCGTCTCCGGACAAGATCCGCAGCTGGTCGTTCGGCGAGATCAAGAAGCCCGAGACCATCAACTATCGCACGTTCAAGCCCGAGCGTGACGGCCTGTTCTGCGCGCGCATCTTCGGTCCGATCAAGGACTATGAGTGCCTGTGCGGCAAGTATAAGCGCATGAAATATAAGGGCATCGTCTGCGAGAAGTGCGGCGTCGAGGTTACCGTCTCGAAGGTTCGCCGCGAGCGGATGGGCCACATCGAGCTCGCCGCGCCCGTAGCGCACATCTGGTTCCTGAAGTCGCTGCCGTCGCGCATCGGCCTGCTGCTCGACATGCAGCTCAAGCAGCTCGAGCGCGTGCTCTATTTCGAGAGCTACATCGTCACCGAGCCGGGCCTGACTCCGCTCGAGAAGTTCCAGCTCCTCACCGAGGACGAACTGCTCGACGCGCAGGATGAATATGGCGAAGACGCCTTCTCCGCCGGGATCGGCGCCGAAGCGGTCAAGATCATGCTCATGGATCTCGACCTCGAAGGCGAGCGCAAGGAGCTGCTCGACGAGCTCGCGGTCACCAAGTCCGAGCTGAAGCCCAAGAAGATCATCAAGCGGCTGAAGGTCGTCGAAAGCTTCATCGATTCGGGCAATCGCCCCGAATGGATGATCCTCGACGTCGTTCCGGTCATCCCGCCCGAGCTGCGCCCGCTGGTGCCGCTGGACGGTGGCCGCTTCGCGACTTCGGATCTCAACGATCTGTATCGCCGCGTGATCAACCGTAACAACCGCCTGAAGCGGCTGATGGAACTGCGCGCGCCGGACATCATCGTCCGCAACGAGAAGCGCATGTTGCAGGAAGCCGTCGACGCGCTGTTCGACAACGGTCGCCGCGGTCGCACGATCACGGGTGCCAATAAGCGTCCGCTCAAGTCGCTCTCGGACATGCTCAAGGGTAAGCAGGGCCGCTTCCGTCAGAACCTGCTCGGCAAACGCGTCGACTATTCGGGTCGTTCGGTCATCGTGACCGGGCCTGAGCTGAAGCTGCACCAGTGCGGCCTGCCCAAGAAGATGGCGCTCGAGCTGTTCAAGCCGTTCATCTACGCGCGCCTCGACGCCAAGGGTCTGTCGATGACCCTCAAGCAGGCGAAGAAGTGGGTCGAGAAGGAGCGGAAGGAAGTCTGGGACATCCTGGACGAGGTGATCCGCGAGCATCCGGTGATGCTGAACCGCGCGCCGACGCTGCACCGTCTGGGCATCCAGGCGTTCGAGCCGGTGCTGATCGAGGGCAAGGCGATCCAGCTGCATCCGCTGGTATGCTCGGCCTTCAACGCCGATTTCGACGGCGATCAGATGGCCGTGCACGTACCCCTGAGCCTCGAAGCGCAGCTGGAAGCGCGCGTGCTGATGATGTCGACCAACAACATCCTCTCGCCCGCAAACGGCAAGCCGATCATCGTGCCGTCGCAGGACATGGTGCTGGGCCTTTATTATCTGTCGATGATGAAGGAGAACGAGCCGGGCGAAGGCATGATCATCGGCGACATGTCCGAGGTCCACCAGGCGCTCAACGCCGGCGCGGTCACCCTCCACACGAAGATCACCAGCCGCGTCCCGCAGACCGATGCGGAGGGCAAGACCTATCTCAAGCGCTACGAGACCACCCCGGGCCGCATGCTGCTGGGCGAGACCCTGCCGCAGAACCACAAGGTGCCCTTCGAGACCGTCAACCGCCTCCTCACCAAGAAGGATGTGGGCGACGTGATCGACGAGGTCTATCGCCACACCGGCCAGAAGGAGACCGTGCTGTTCGCCGACGCGATCATGGCACTGGGCTTCAAGCACGCGTTCAAGGCGGGCATCTCGTTCGGCAAGGACGACATGATCATCCCGGACGCCAAGGTCGGCATGGTCGACGAGACCAAGGCGCTCGTGAAGGACTATGAGCAGCAATATCAGGACGGCCTGATCACGCAGCAGGAGAAGTATAACAAGGTGATCGACGCCTGGAGCCGTTGCGGCGATCAGGTGGCGGGCGCGATGATGGACGAGATCAAGGCAGTCCGGAAGCTTCCGAACGGCCGCGAGAAGGACATCAACTCGATCTACATGATGGCCCACTCGGGTGCCCGCGGTTCGCAGGCCCAGATCAAGCAGCTCGCCGGCATGCGCGGCCTGATGGCCAAGCCTTCGGGCGAGATCATCGAGACGCCGATCATCTCGAACTTCAAGGAAGGCCTGACCGTCCTTGAATATTTCAACTCCACCCACGGCGCCCGCAAGGGTCTCGCGGATACGGCGCTGAAGACCGCCAATTCGGGCTACCTCACGCGGCGTCTCGTCGACGTGTCGCAGGATTGCGTGATCATGGAGAATGATTGCGGCACCGAGCGTGCGCTCGAAATGCGCGCGATCGTCCAGGGCGGTTCGACCATCGCGTCGCTCGGCGAGCGCATCCTCGGCCGCACCACGGCGGAAGATGTGGTCGATGCCAAGACCAACGAGGTCGTCATCCCTTCGGGCACGTTGCTCGACGAGGCGATGATCACGCAGATCGAGGCGATCGGGCTTCAGGGGATGAAGATCCGTTCGCCGCTGGTCTGCGAAGCCAAGATCGGTGTCTGCGGCAAATGCTACGGGCGCGATCTCGCCCGCGGTACGCCGGTGAACATCGGCGAGGCAGTCGGCGTCATCGCGGCGCAGTCGATCGGCGAGCCCGGCACCCAGCTGACGATGCGGACCTTCCACATCGGCGGCGCGGCGCAGCTCAACGAGCAGTCCAACCTCGAGGCGACTTCGGACGGCAAGGTCGAATTCCGCGACGTCCGCATGATCATGGATCAGCGCGGCCGCCGGGTGGTGACGTCGCGTTCGGCCGAGCTGGCGATCGTCGACATGGACGGCCGCGAGCTGGCGGTGCACCGTATTCCGTACGGCGCCTATGTGCTGTTCGACGATGGACACATCGTCTCGCAGGGCGATCGGATGGCCGAATGGGATCCGTTCACCATGCCGGTGATCACCGAGAATCCCGGCATCGTGAAGTTCGTCGAGATCATCGAAGGCAAGACGATGACCGAGCAGGTCGATGAGGCGACGGGCATCGCCCAGCGCGTCATCACCGAGAATCGCGGCATGTCGGCGAAGAAGGAAGATCTTCGTCCGCGCCTGACCCTCACCGGCGAAACCGCCGAGGAGGCCGGTCGCTACATGCTGGCGGCGGGCGCAGTGCTCTCGGTCGAGGATGGTGCCACGGTGCATGCAGGCGACGTTCTCGCCCGCGTCAGCCGCGAATCCGCCAAGACCCGCGACATCACCGGCGGTCTGCCGCGCGTCGCCGAGCTCTTCGAGGCACGCAAGCCGAAGGAGAATGCGATCATCGCAAAGGTCTCGGGCCGTGTCGTGTTCGGCAAGGACTATAAGGCCAAGCGCAAGATCGGCATCCAGCCCGAGGACGGCAGCGAGACGGTCGAATATCTGGTGCCCAAGTCGAAGGTCATCGACGTCCAGGAAGGCGATTACGTCAAGCGCGGCGACAATCTGATCGGCGGTTCGCCCGATCCGCACGACATTCTCGAGGTGCTCGGCATCGAGCCGCTCGCGGAATATCTCGTGTCGGAAATCCAGGAGGTCTATCGTCTCCAGGGCGTGAAGATCAACGACAAGCATATCGAGGTGATCGTTCGCCAGATGCTGCAGAAGGTCGAGATCACCGAGTCCGGCGACACCACCTTGCTCGTGGGCGAACAGCTCGACCGCGACGAGATGGACGAGCAGAACGCCAAGCTCGGCAAGAACGAGACTCCGGCGCAGGGCAAGCCCATCCTGCTCGGCATCACCAAGGCGTCGCTGCAGACCCGCAGCTTCATCTCGGCGGCGTCGTTCCAGGAAACCACGCGCGTCCTCACCGAGGCCGCCGTGCAGGGCAAGCAGGACACGCTGATCGGCCTCAAGGAGAATGTCATCGTCGGCCGGCTGATCCCGGCAGGTACCGGCGCCGGCATGAACCGCCTGCGCGTGGCAGCTTCGTCGCGGGATGCGGCACTCCGCGTGGCCCAGCGCCGCGTCGATGCCGCAGCCCTGATCGCGCCGAACTCGGCCGCCGAAGAGCGTGAAGCCGAGCATGCCCGCTCGACCCGGGACGCCGGTGGCACCGGTGACGACGCGCTGGCAAGCGTGGTTCCCAGCGGCCACGGCACCGACGAGGATGCCGGCGAGTATCTGAACAAGAGCGAGTAA